A segment of the Buchnera aphidicola (Mindarus abietinus) genome:
AAATGTTTGACGATTTGTTAGCCTTATAGTTTTATATAAAGTATTTTTATTAGAAAATCGATCTATTTCTAACCATTGATTTGGTTTAACTATTCCTCCAGGTATCCTGCAACGTAACATCATAGCATGTCGAGGTTCTAATTTTTGCTCTATTCTTTCTTTTCGCAAATCCCTATCATCTTGCTGATACATTCCATGAAATCGAATTAATGAATAATTATCTCCGGTAAAACCATTTGTCAAAGTGTTTTCAAGATCTTTTTTAATAGTTCCACGTAAATAATTACTATTATATTTTATTATTTCTGCTTCACTAAATGAATCTTTTACTAAATTAACTTTATCTTTTGTATTCTTCATTAGTATACATCTCGTTGATATCGACTTTTTTTTCGTAAATTAAATAAAAATTTTTCTGATGATTTTTTATTCATATTTCCATATTTTTCAAAAACTAATAACAATGCTTCCTCGACTTCCTTAGCCATATTAAGAGCATCTCCACAAACATATATATATGCCCCTGATTCAATCCATTTCCAAATTAATAAACCATTTTCAAGTATTTTATGCTGTACATATATTTTTTCTTTTTGATCTCTAGACCAAGCTAAACTAACTTTAGTTAATAATTTATTTTTAAAATATTGCTGCCATTCTGTTTGATATAAAAAATCTTCTGTAAAATATTGATTTCCAAAAAATAACCAATTTTTTCCTTTAGATTTAGTATTTTCTCTTTCTTGCATAAATGCTCTAAACGGAGCAATTCCAGTCCCTGCTGATATCATAATAATAGAAGAATCTTTATTATTAGGTAAACGAAAATTTTTATTTTCTTGAATAAAAATTGAAACTTTTTGTTCTTCTTTTAATTCGTTAATTAAATAATTAGATGCTCCTCCTGTATATATTCGATTCTCAATTTGATATTTTAACAATCCAACCGTAATGTGAACTTCATCATCTGTTTCCTTTTGAGAAGAAGATATAGAATATAATCTGGGTGTTAATGGCCTTAAAAAAGAAATTAATTGATCAGCTGTTATTTTAGTAGGATTTTGATAAATCATTTCTAACAAAGAAATATTTTGAACATATTTTCTTATTTTTAAACTATCTGAAATAATATTCTGTAATAAATTCGATTTTGCAAAATAATTATATGATTCTACAATTTTTTTTGTATTAACAGTAATTTCAAATTTTTTACGAAGCAAATTAAAAATAGTTTCTTTTTTACTTTTAAATAAAACTTTTTCGATCGAATGTATCTTTAATTTTTTCAATAAATTTTTAATTGATTCAGCATCATTTTTATACCAAATTCCTAAGACATCTCCAGGTTTATAAGTTATTTTTGAATCTTGTAAATCTATTTCAATATGATTAACTATCTTATTGGAATTTCTTCCTGTAATTCTTTTATTTGATAAAATAGTTGCTAAAAATGGATTTTCTTTATTAAAAATTTTTATGTTTTTTTTATTATTATATTTTTGATAATTTTGTTTTTCTTTATTATTTTTAAACTGTGAAAAAAAATTTTTCTTAATAATAACTGATAGTTTTTCACTCCATTCTTTTATTAATTGCTTGTACTCAATATCTGCATCAACTCGATCTAATAACTTTTTTCCTCCTAATTTTAAAATTCGATTATCAAAATCTTTTCCAGCTTTACAAAAATGATCGTAAGAACTATCCCCTAATCCGAAAACCGAATAATTTACGGATTTCATCTGAATAGATTTTTTTGAAAATAAAAATTTATGTAAGAATATCGCCTCTTCTGGAGGTTCTCCCTCACCATGGGTGGAAATAATTAATATCAGTATTTTTTCTTTACTTATATTTTTTATCTTGTAATCACAGACATTAATTAATATTGAAGGTAATTGATAAGAATCAAAAACTTCTTTAACAACTTTAGAAGCAATTCTAGCATTACCTGTTTGAGAAGCACATAAAATAGTAATCCGATATGCTTTTTCTCTTTCAGTATTATTTAAATCTAAGTTTAGATACGAACTTTTGTTTTTAGAAAATTTTGATTTTCCCCAAAAATAACCAGAAAGCCACATTTTTTTTTCTTCAGATAAATTTTTAGTTAAAGTATCTAAAATTTTTCTTTCTGATTCATCTAACGGATGAAAAAGATTTAAACTATCTTGAGTTTCCATATATTAAAATATCCAAATATTATTTTTTGATTTATTAATAGAAAAATTCTTAAAAAAATTGAAAATAAATATTTTAATTTAATATTAAGATATTATCGATAATTATATTAAAAAAAATAAATTAAAAATTTTTAAAAAAAATTTTTTTTATTCCTTTTATTTTTTTAAATATAAAAGATAAAGAACTAATATTGAAATATTTTTTTAAAAATAATCTAAATGTTATTTTTTTTTTAATTTTTATTTCTTTTAATTTTGCATTAGCTAAATCAATAACTTTTATTGGGAATCCAGAAAGAACAGCAACCAATATTCCATAACTTTTATTTATAAATCCTTGTTCTAGCTTATATAAAAAAGAAATTTTTCCATCATATTCAACTGTCGATAAATAAACATTTTTTATATTTTTATTTTTTTTTTCTAATTTTGTTAATTCAAAATAATGTGTAGAAAACAAAGTTATAGATTGTATATATTTAACTAAATATAAAGAAACTGACCAAGCTAAAGCTAATCCATCATTAATAGATGTTCC
Coding sequences within it:
- a CDS encoding assimilatory sulfite reductase (NADPH) flavoprotein subunit, giving the protein METQDSLNLFHPLDESERKILDTLTKNLSEEKKMWLSGYFWGKSKFSKNKSSYLNLDLNNTEREKAYRITILCASQTGNARIASKVVKEVFDSYQLPSILINVCDYKIKNISKEKILILIISTHGEGEPPEEAIFLHKFLFSKKSIQMKSVNYSVFGLGDSSYDHFCKAGKDFDNRILKLGGKKLLDRVDADIEYKQLIKEWSEKLSVIIKKNFFSQFKNNKEKQNYQKYNNKKNIKIFNKENPFLATILSNKRITGRNSNKIVNHIEIDLQDSKITYKPGDVLGIWYKNDAESIKNLLKKLKIHSIEKVLFKSKKETIFNLLRKKFEITVNTKKIVESYNYFAKSNLLQNIISDSLKIRKYVQNISLLEMIYQNPTKITADQLISFLRPLTPRLYSISSSQKETDDEVHITVGLLKYQIENRIYTGGASNYLINELKEEQKVSIFIQENKNFRLPNNKDSSIIMISAGTGIAPFRAFMQERENTKSKGKNWLFFGNQYFTEDFLYQTEWQQYFKNKLLTKVSLAWSRDQKEKIYVQHKILENGLLIWKWIESGAYIYVCGDALNMAKEVEEALLLVFEKYGNMNKKSSEKFLFNLRKKSRYQRDVY